From one Spiroplasma endosymbiont of Panorpa germanica genomic stretch:
- a CDS encoding segregation and condensation protein A, whose protein sequence is MKIWNEVKLDNFTGPLDLLLHLIKEKKIGILEVNLIELSNQYIEYINSFVELDIEIASEYLVMGAYLLELKSKTLIPKEEVNLDDDFEENQRTELLGRLVEYHKIKQTLDFFKLKQAEYMQTHSKPKSIVKVLKIDDDELPLAPINIDLNKFANIFLKAIEKNQLKTPSVKTITRKDISPEFMSAQIVKILESDKNRVWLLEDFLIEQEFTIQMLVASFLAILDLAKNQFLSINQFEDDIHIQYQNNSLELNVDA, encoded by the coding sequence ATGAAAATTTGAAATGAAGTTAAACTAGATAATTTTACCGGTCCTTTGGATTTGCTTTTGCACTTAATTAAGGAAAAGAAAATTGGTATTTTAGAGGTAAATCTAATTGAACTTTCAAATCAGTATATCGAATATATCAACTCATTTGTAGAACTCGATATAGAAATTGCTAGTGAATATTTGGTAATGGGGGCCTATCTGCTAGAATTAAAATCTAAAACTTTAATACCAAAAGAAGAGGTTAATTTAGATGATGATTTTGAGGAAAACCAACGTACTGAACTTCTGGGCCGTTTAGTAGAATACCACAAAATTAAGCAAACATTAGATTTTTTTAAATTAAAACAAGCTGAATATATGCAGACTCATTCAAAACCCAAGTCAATTGTTAAGGTTTTAAAAATAGATGATGATGAACTGCCGTTAGCACCAATTAATATTGATTTAAACAAGTTTGCTAATATATTTTTAAAGGCAATCGAGAAAAATCAATTAAAAACACCAAGTGTTAAAACAATCACCAGAAAAGATATCTCACCAGAATTTATGAGTGCTCAGATTGTTAAAATATTAGAGTCTGATAAAAATCGCGTTTGATTATTAGAGGATTTCTTGATAGAGCAAGAATTCACGATTCAGATGCTTGTGGCAAGTTTTTTGGCAATTTTAGATTTAGCCAAAAACCAATTTTTATCAATAAACCAATTTGAAGACGATATTCATATCCAATATCAAAATAATAGTTTAGAATTAAATGTAGATGCTTAA
- a CDS encoding lipoate--protein ligase — MHFLNNKSVDPYYNLAVESTLLERDTKDVIFILWQNDNTIVVGRNQNTYQEINQLNCFNDKVNIIRRISGGGAVYHNLGNLNFSFILNVDDDSPKTYEKILEPVIEVLNKLNVNAKFSGKNDIVVEGKKVSGNAQCRYKNRLLHHGTLIFDMNLELIGKYLNVDELKIKSKKVQSVPSRVANIKDFLPFQLSLADFKEMLIEEISKSFEEIKFSEAELNRINDLRENKFITDNWNFQEKEEFDYTKKAYFESKGLIEVNLNIKDDKIIRAKFYGDFLGNSGTKKIEDLLINVNYKVDVIKPIITDELVVDVFGENFTVNEIIELLFN, encoded by the coding sequence ATGCATTTTTTAAACAACAAATCAGTAGACCCTTACTACAATTTAGCAGTTGAATCAACACTTTTAGAACGAGATACCAAAGATGTTATCTTTATTTTATGGCAAAATGACAACACCATTGTAGTTGGAAGAAATCAAAATACTTATCAAGAAATTAACCAATTAAATTGTTTTAATGATAAAGTTAATATTATTCGTCGTATTTCTGGGGGTGGAGCGGTTTACCACAATTTAGGAAATTTGAACTTTTCATTTATCCTTAATGTTGATGATGACTCACCAAAAACTTATGAAAAAATTTTAGAACCAGTAATTGAAGTTCTAAATAAACTCAATGTAAATGCTAAATTTTCTGGCAAAAACGATATTGTAGTGGAAGGCAAAAAAGTTTCAGGTAATGCCCAATGCCGCTATAAAAATCGGTTACTACATCATGGAACCCTTATTTTTGATATGAATTTGGAATTAATTGGTAAGTATTTAAATGTGGATGAACTAAAGATTAAATCCAAAAAGGTTCAATCAGTGCCATCAAGAGTTGCTAATATTAAAGATTTTTTACCGTTTCAGCTTAGTTTAGCAGATTTCAAAGAAATGTTAATTGAGGAGATATCCAAAAGTTTTGAAGAAATCAAATTTAGTGAAGCAGAATTAAACCGTATCAATGACTTGAGAGAAAATAAATTTATAACAGATAATTGAAATTTTCAAGAAAAAGAAGAATTTGATTATACAAAAAAAGCCTACTTTGAGTCCAAAGGCTTAATTGAGGTAAACTTAAATATTAAAGATGACAAGATTATTCGGGCAAAATTCTATGGTGACTTTCTGGGAAACTCAGGAACTAAAAAAATTGAAGATTTATTAATTAATGTAAATTATAAAGTGGATGTAATCAAACCGATAATAACTGACGAATTAGTTGTTGATGTTTTTGGGGAGAATTTTACAGTAAATGAAATTATCGAATTGCTATTTAACTAA
- a CDS encoding YebC/PmpR family DNA-binding transcriptional regulator has product MGRAHEVRKADMAKTAAMKSAIYGRAAKEIYMAAKQGGVDPNANLALRSAIDKAKSKQVPTDTIERALKKAAGSDSESFISNRYEGYGPGNVAIIVDSLTSNVNRAIAEIKDVFKKNDGKIGVSGSVSHLFQSASVFAFEGFDVEAVLEAMMEFEAPVNDVVKQGDLTFVYATFAGFNQVRQCLDKIGVSEYKVAETTMLANDEVVINDEEKKKNFEKLIDRLNELEDVQDVYHNAA; this is encoded by the coding sequence ATGGGAAGAGCACATGAAGTTAGAAAAGCTGATATGGCAAAAACCGCAGCTATGAAGTCTGCGATTTATGGAAGAGCAGCTAAAGAAATTTATATGGCAGCCAAACAAGGAGGAGTTGACCCTAATGCCAACTTGGCTTTACGAAGTGCAATTGATAAAGCGAAGTCAAAACAAGTCCCAACAGATACAATTGAGAGGGCTTTAAAAAAGGCCGCTGGTTCTGATAGTGAATCATTTATTTCTAATCGTTATGAAGGTTATGGACCGGGTAATGTTGCTATAATTGTTGACTCTCTGACTTCAAATGTCAATCGTGCAATTGCAGAAATAAAGGACGTATTCAAAAAAAATGATGGTAAAATTGGGGTTTCAGGATCAGTTTCCCATTTATTCCAATCAGCTAGTGTTTTTGCTTTTGAAGGTTTTGATGTAGAAGCTGTTTTAGAAGCTATGATGGAATTTGAAGCACCAGTCAATGATGTTGTTAAGCAAGGTGACTTAACTTTTGTTTATGCTACTTTTGCTGGATTTAACCAGGTTCGCCAATGCCTTGACAAAATAGGGGTAAGCGAATATAAAGTGGCAGAAACCACAATGTTAGCAAATGATGAAGTAGTAATTAATGATGAAGAGAAAAAGAAAAATTTTGAGAAATTAATTGATAGACTGAACGAATTAGAAGATGTTCAAGATGTCTATCACAATGCCGCATAG
- a CDS encoding FAD-dependent oxidoreductase: MKTIIIGTNHTGTTAARTLRRTNKTMEIVTYDKNDNISFLGCGIALWVKGDVKDEKELFYASPEILEQENIKVKMRHEMIELNEAKKTVRIKNLETGEIFDDNYDKLIIANGSWPIIPPIEGINLEGINVVKIFQHGQKIYEANQNKNIKKIAVIGAGYIGIELVDAFAANGKDVILIDVADRIMPRYYDHQFTDLVEADMKKTGVTLKLNEGVKKFNGKDGKVTEVVTDKGTYQVDMVIWAVGFKPQTEMFKGKLDLAANGAIITNEFMQTSNKDIYAIGDCVEVLNYASGKKSYLALATTAVRTGIIAALNITNGNKLPSSGFAGANGISVFGWNLAGVGMSETACKADKVEYDSIMFTDNDRPEFMETYNQVWIKIIWEKKSRRIIGAQIGSLANHTEVMYMFSLAIQKGLTIDELPLVDIFFLPHFNKPYNFITLAGLEVLGLNYFKK; the protein is encoded by the coding sequence ATGAAAACTATTATTATCGGTACTAATCATACCGGAACAACAGCAGCTAGAACGCTTAGAAGAACCAATAAAACTATGGAGATAGTTACTTATGATAAAAATGATAATATTTCATTTTTAGGTTGTGGTATCGCTTTATGAGTAAAAGGCGATGTAAAAGATGAAAAAGAATTATTTTATGCCTCACCTGAAATATTGGAGCAAGAAAATATCAAAGTAAAAATGCGTCATGAAATGATTGAATTAAATGAAGCTAAAAAAACTGTTCGTATTAAAAACTTAGAGACAGGAGAAATATTTGATGATAATTACGATAAACTAATCATCGCAAATGGTAGTTGACCAATAATCCCTCCAATCGAGGGTATTAACTTAGAAGGAATTAATGTTGTTAAAATATTCCAACATGGACAAAAAATCTATGAAGCTAATCAAAATAAAAATATTAAAAAAATTGCCGTAATTGGAGCTGGTTATATTGGGATCGAACTTGTAGATGCTTTTGCCGCAAACGGTAAAGATGTAATATTAATTGATGTGGCCGACAGAATTATGCCAAGATATTATGACCACCAATTTACAGATCTAGTAGAAGCTGATATGAAAAAAACTGGGGTTACCCTGAAATTAAATGAAGGGGTAAAAAAATTCAATGGAAAAGATGGTAAAGTAACTGAAGTTGTGACCGACAAGGGAACTTATCAAGTTGATATGGTAATTTGAGCCGTTGGATTTAAACCTCAAACCGAAATGTTCAAAGGTAAGCTTGATTTAGCAGCAAATGGGGCAATTATTACAAACGAATTTATGCAAACTTCAAATAAAGACATTTATGCAATTGGTGATTGTGTAGAGGTGTTGAATTATGCTTCTGGTAAAAAATCTTACTTGGCCTTGGCCACTACAGCTGTGAGAACCGGAATTATTGCAGCCTTAAACATTACAAATGGGAATAAATTACCTTCAAGTGGTTTTGCAGGGGCAAACGGAATATCAGTTTTTGGATGAAATTTAGCAGGAGTCGGAATGAGCGAAACTGCTTGTAAAGCCGATAAGGTTGAATATGATTCGATAATGTTTACAGATAATGACAGACCCGAATTCATGGAAACATATAACCAAGTTTGAATCAAAATAATTTGAGAGAAAAAATCTCGCCGAATTATTGGAGCTCAAATCGGTTCTCTAGCCAACCACACCGAAGTTATGTACATGTTTTCCTTAGCAATTCAAAAAGGATTAACAATTGACGAACTTCCTTTAGTTGACATCTTCTTTTTACCTCACTTCAATAAGCCTTATAATTTTATAACTCTAGCTGGTCTTGAAGTTTTAGGTCTAAATTATTTTAAAAAATAA
- the scpB gene encoding SMC-Scp complex subunit ScpB, whose translation MNIQKIMGIIEGLLFISGDEGIGEDYIHLILENEDETTIQEALQKLKEKYQNDNSSGLDIQKFAGNRHRMTTKKVYHDYMVKMANIKLESKLSSASIETLSIIAYKGPISKPEIEQIRGVGCDQIMHKLKVRNLIKEMGKSELPGRPMLYSVTNDFLKLFNLNSLSELPELPTSEDGQDTDIFNRG comes from the coding sequence ATGAACATACAAAAAATAATGGGAATTATTGAAGGTTTATTATTCATTAGTGGAGATGAAGGAATTGGTGAAGACTATATTCACTTGATTTTAGAAAACGAAGATGAAACCACAATCCAAGAAGCGCTTCAGAAATTAAAAGAAAAGTATCAAAACGATAATTCCTCAGGATTAGATATTCAAAAATTTGCAGGAAATAGACATAGAATGACAACTAAGAAAGTATATCACGACTATATGGTTAAAATGGCCAATATCAAATTAGAATCAAAGTTGTCTTCGGCTTCAATTGAAACTCTATCGATCATTGCCTACAAGGGGCCGATTTCTAAGCCAGAAATAGAACAAATTCGTGGAGTTGGTTGTGACCAAATTATGCATAAATTAAAAGTGCGTAACTTGATTAAGGAAATGGGTAAATCAGAATTGCCAGGAAGACCAATGTTATATTCTGTTACCAATGATTTTTTAAAACTTTTTAATTTAAACAGTTTATCAGAATTACCAGAATTACCAACCAGTGAGGATGGACAAGATACAGACATCTTTAATAGGGGGTAA
- a CDS encoding pseudouridine synthase, translating to MEERLQKIIANRGYASRRKAEELILAGKVQVNGIVVKELGTKFPVDAKITISNKEVISSGEKVYYLFYKPRLVLTTMKDPKNRPTVADYFENMSERVYPVGRLDYDVSGLLIMTNDGDFANFVMHPRYEFTKTYQALCKGKVSKFQVKQLTRGVTIDEDYKTKAIASKLIKYDEDKDVSVIEMTIAEGRKHHVKKMLIAADIYLVKLKRTKIEFLGIDNLNPGTYRPLKPHEVKQFYGIFTAVRRKGDRDSNINK from the coding sequence ATGGAAGAACGTTTACAAAAGATAATAGCAAATCGTGGCTACGCCTCTAGACGAAAAGCTGAGGAACTAATACTGGCTGGAAAAGTTCAAGTAAATGGAATTGTTGTTAAAGAACTGGGAACTAAATTTCCAGTTGATGCAAAAATTACCATTTCTAACAAAGAAGTTATTTCTAGTGGGGAAAAAGTTTACTACTTATTCTATAAACCAAGATTAGTATTAACAACAATGAAAGACCCCAAAAACCGCCCAACAGTGGCTGATTATTTTGAGAATATGAGTGAAAGAGTTTATCCTGTTGGTCGTCTGGATTATGATGTTTCAGGTTTGCTTATAATGACCAATGATGGGGATTTTGCAAACTTTGTAATGCACCCGCGTTATGAATTTACAAAAACTTACCAAGCACTTTGCAAGGGTAAAGTTTCTAAATTTCAAGTGAAGCAATTAACTCGTGGAGTAACAATAGATGAAGATTACAAAACTAAGGCAATTGCCTCAAAATTAATTAAATATGATGAGGATAAAGATGTCTCTGTGATTGAAATGACAATTGCTGAGGGTAGAAAACATCATGTTAAGAAAATGCTAATAGCAGCCGATATTTACTTAGTCAAATTAAAAAGAACTAAGATTGAATTTTTGGGAATCGACAACTTGAACCCGGGAACTTATCGTCCTTTAAAACCGCATGAAGTTAAACAATTCTATGGTATTTTCACAGCCGTGAGAAGAAAAGGGGATAGAGATTCAAATATTAATAAGTAA
- a CDS encoding deoxynucleoside kinase — protein MRIALFGTVGAGKSTVSEYISKKIGHEIFPEPIDNNPYFEAYYEDIKNNVFKMQIFMLAARSKQLKQAQQLKKIIFDRTILEDPIFMQVNHDLGNVNDVDFKTYNDFYENVVLQTLSIPDERVKFDIIVYLKVSTDKAMERIKTRGRDSEGLMGREYWEALNNRYNDFYQKHKATFPFFVVDAETDDMDAKMELIMNQIYKMDPSLKPKK, from the coding sequence ATGAGAATAGCACTTTTTGGAACTGTAGGAGCTGGTAAATCGACAGTATCAGAATATATTAGTAAAAAAATTGGCCACGAGATTTTTCCCGAACCAATTGACAACAACCCTTACTTTGAAGCTTACTATGAGGATATTAAAAACAATGTTTTTAAAATGCAAATATTCATGTTAGCAGCTAGAAGTAAACAACTTAAACAAGCACAACAATTAAAGAAAATAATATTTGATAGAACAATTTTAGAAGATCCTATTTTTATGCAAGTAAATCATGATTTAGGAAACGTCAATGATGTGGACTTTAAAACTTACAATGATTTTTATGAAAATGTGGTTTTACAAACTTTATCAATTCCTGATGAAAGAGTTAAGTTCGATATTATTGTTTATTTAAAGGTTTCAACAGATAAAGCGATGGAAAGAATTAAAACTAGAGGCCGCGACAGTGAAGGGCTAATGGGTAGAGAATACTGAGAAGCCTTAAACAACCGCTACAACGATTTTTATCAAAAACATAAGGCAACTTTCCCATTCTTTGTGGTTGATGCAGAAACAGATGACATGGATGCTAAAATGGAACTAATTATGAATCAAATTTATAAAATGGACCCAAGCTTAAAACCTAAGAAATAG
- the guaA gene encoding glutamine-hydrolyzing GMP synthase, protein MIQTQIIILDFGSQYTQLLARRIRENQVLAEVLDHRILAAKMTDYPNLKGIILSGGPSSVYEEKSYKIDPAFFDLNLPILGVCYGMQLITNLFGGKVELADNQEFGKAKLFLDNQSNKLFKGVPDKKLVWMSHADHLTKMPPEFIQLAHSDSSVAAIMHKSKEIYGIQFHAEVTHSEYGGTMIKNFVFDICKAEANWEVSSFINQTVDLIKDKVKQDEVILGLSGGVDSSVAAALISKAIGSQLTCIFVDTGLLRKDEAKKVLKTYQDNFNMKIKMVDASKQFYQALKGVTDPEEKRKIIGREFVEVFNSEAKKMKQAKWLAQGTIYPDVIESSSPDHASKTIKSHHNVGGLPEEMGLKLLEPIRDLFKDEVRKVGLALGIPEVMINRHPFPGPGLGIRIIGEVTKEKADILREVDDVFINELWKAGLYNQVDQAFAVLLPVKTVGVMGDNRTYDYLASIRSVNTIDFMTATISHLPWDFIENVVSLIINNVDHVNRVVYDITSKPPGTIEWE, encoded by the coding sequence ATGATACAAACACAAATAATAATCCTAGACTTTGGTAGTCAGTATACCCAATTGCTTGCCCGAAGAATTAGGGAGAATCAAGTTTTAGCAGAGGTTTTGGACCACAGAATTTTGGCAGCCAAAATGACCGATTATCCAAATCTTAAAGGGATAATTTTATCAGGAGGCCCTTCAAGTGTTTATGAAGAAAAATCTTATAAAATTGATCCAGCTTTTTTTGATTTGAATTTACCAATTTTAGGGGTTTGCTACGGAATGCAATTAATAACTAACTTATTCGGGGGAAAAGTTGAACTTGCAGATAATCAAGAGTTTGGTAAGGCAAAGTTGTTCTTAGACAATCAAAGTAATAAGTTATTTAAGGGAGTTCCTGACAAAAAACTTGTTTGAATGAGTCACGCCGATCACTTGACTAAAATGCCTCCTGAGTTTATTCAATTAGCACACTCAGATTCAAGTGTAGCGGCCATTATGCATAAAAGTAAAGAAATTTATGGAATTCAATTTCACGCTGAGGTAACCCATTCAGAATATGGGGGAACCATGATTAAAAACTTTGTTTTTGATATTTGTAAGGCAGAGGCAAACTGAGAAGTGAGTTCTTTTATTAATCAGACAGTTGATTTAATAAAGGATAAGGTTAAACAAGATGAAGTAATCCTGGGATTATCTGGGGGAGTTGATTCTAGTGTGGCTGCAGCACTAATTTCAAAAGCAATCGGAAGTCAATTAACTTGTATTTTTGTGGATACTGGATTATTAAGAAAAGATGAAGCTAAAAAAGTTTTAAAAACTTATCAAGATAACTTTAATATGAAAATAAAAATGGTTGATGCTTCTAAGCAATTTTATCAGGCCCTAAAAGGTGTAACCGATCCAGAAGAGAAGAGAAAAATAATTGGAAGAGAATTTGTCGAGGTATTTAACTCAGAAGCCAAAAAAATGAAACAAGCTAAGTGATTAGCTCAAGGAACTATTTATCCTGATGTTATTGAATCAAGTTCTCCAGATCACGCTTCTAAAACCATTAAATCTCATCACAACGTTGGGGGTTTACCCGAAGAAATGGGATTAAAATTACTTGAACCAATTCGCGACTTATTTAAAGACGAGGTTAGAAAAGTTGGTTTAGCTTTAGGTATTCCTGAAGTTATGATAAATCGCCATCCTTTTCCTGGTCCAGGACTTGGTATTAGAATTATTGGAGAAGTCACTAAAGAGAAGGCTGATATCTTAAGAGAAGTTGATGATGTTTTCATTAATGAATTGTGAAAAGCAGGTCTTTACAATCAAGTAGATCAAGCTTTTGCAGTATTGCTACCAGTAAAAACTGTTGGTGTAATGGGCGATAATCGAACTTATGATTACTTAGCAAGCATTCGCTCAGTAAATACAATAGACTTTATGACAGCAACCATTTCTCACTTACCATGAGATTTTATCGAAAATGTAGTTTCTTTAATTATTAATAATGTAGATCACGTTAACCGAGTAGTTTATGATATAACATCAAAACCACCAGGAACAATAGAATGGGAGTAA
- the guaB gene encoding IMP dehydrogenase, with translation MTNDLNGKIIATGITFDDVLLVPAKSELIPSEVNLQTKLTNKITLNIPFLSAAMDTVTESKLAIAMAREGGMGIIHKNLSIEKQAGEVEKVKRNESGFINDPITIGETTTIAEADKLMAYYRVSGFPVVDNQGFLIGIITNRDIAAANSFEDSVDSVMTKDNIITAKPKISLDEAKKILIKNRIEKLPIVDEKNKLVGLITTKDVNNRNDYPNACKDSQGRLRVGAAVSTGSDTLQRVEALENAGVDVIVVDSAHGHSKGIIEVVAQIRKKFPNLDIIAGNIVTKEAAQDLVAAGANCVKVGIGPGSICTTRVVAGVGVPQISAINDVASWCIKNNIPVIGDGGIKFSGDITKAIAAGANCVMLGSVLAGTQESPGEELIVNGKKYKTYVGMGSIAAMKRGSSDRYFQKDAKKLVPEGIEGRVAFKGTVGEVLFQLIGGLRGGMGYTGSKNIVELRDKAKFVKITNAGLKESHPHDVEITKEAPNYNM, from the coding sequence ATGACAAACGATTTAAATGGTAAAATTATAGCAACAGGTATAACTTTTGATGATGTTTTGCTAGTGCCAGCAAAAAGTGAGTTAATTCCAAGTGAAGTTAACCTTCAGACTAAACTAACAAATAAAATAACTTTGAACATTCCGTTCCTATCTGCTGCAATGGATACAGTAACTGAATCTAAATTAGCTATCGCTATGGCTCGCGAAGGTGGAATGGGGATTATTCATAAAAATTTATCAATTGAAAAACAAGCAGGAGAAGTTGAGAAAGTTAAGCGTAATGAGTCTGGTTTCATAAATGACCCAATTACAATCGGCGAAACTACAACTATTGCGGAAGCTGATAAATTAATGGCTTATTATCGAGTATCGGGTTTTCCAGTAGTTGATAATCAAGGCTTTTTAATTGGTATTATTACTAATCGAGATATAGCAGCTGCCAACTCATTTGAAGATAGTGTTGACTCAGTTATGACTAAAGATAACATAATTACAGCTAAACCAAAAATCTCTTTGGACGAGGCAAAAAAAATCTTAATTAAAAACAGAATTGAAAAACTACCAATAGTTGATGAAAAAAATAAGCTTGTTGGTTTAATTACAACCAAAGATGTTAACAACCGCAACGACTATCCAAACGCTTGTAAAGATAGTCAAGGACGTTTACGTGTTGGAGCAGCTGTTTCAACTGGAAGTGATACTTTGCAAAGAGTTGAAGCGCTTGAAAATGCTGGTGTTGATGTTATTGTTGTTGATTCAGCCCACGGACACAGTAAAGGCATAATTGAAGTTGTAGCTCAAATTCGCAAAAAATTCCCAAATTTGGATATTATTGCAGGTAACATTGTTACTAAAGAAGCTGCTCAGGACTTGGTTGCGGCGGGAGCCAACTGTGTTAAAGTAGGAATTGGACCTGGAAGTATTTGTACTACTAGAGTGGTGGCTGGAGTTGGGGTTCCTCAAATCAGTGCTATTAATGATGTAGCTTCTTGATGTATTAAAAATAACATTCCTGTAATTGGGGATGGAGGAATTAAATTTTCTGGGGATATTACCAAAGCCATCGCTGCGGGAGCCAATTGTGTAATGCTTGGAAGTGTTTTAGCTGGAACTCAAGAATCACCAGGAGAAGAATTAATTGTTAATGGTAAGAAATATAAAACCTATGTGGGAATGGGAAGTATTGCCGCTATGAAACGTGGAAGCAGTGATCGTTATTTCCAAAAAGATGCTAAAAAATTAGTGCCTGAAGGAATTGAAGGTAGAGTTGCTTTCAAAGGGACTGTGGGAGAAGTTTTATTTCAGTTAATCGGAGGCTTAAGAGGCGGAATGGGCTACACTGGTTCTAAAAACATTGTTGAACTGAGAGATAAGGCCAAATTTGTTAAAATAACTAATGCAGGTCTAAAAGAGTCTCACCCTCACGACGTTGAAATAACTAAAGAAGCGCCAAATTATAATATGTAA